One segment of Rosa chinensis cultivar Old Blush chromosome 6, RchiOBHm-V2, whole genome shotgun sequence DNA contains the following:
- the LOC112173728 gene encoding long chain base biosynthesis protein 1, giving the protein MASNYVLNLVNSTLDWVTATLDAPSSRAVVFGVPIGGHLFVEVLLFAVIVFLLSQKSYKPPKKPLTEKEIDDLCQEWVPEPLIPPITEDMQYEPPVLESAAGPHTTVNGKEVVNFAAANYLGLIGHEKLLESCTSALEKYGVGSCGPRGFYGTIDVHLDCEARIAKFLGTPDSILYSYGLSTMFSAIPAFCKKGDIIVVDEGVHWGIQNGLYLSRSTIVYFKHNDMESLRNTLEEITVKSKRAKKLRRYIVVEAVYQNSGQIAPLDEIVKLKEKYRFRVLLDESNSFGVLGRAGRGLTEFCGVPVEKIDIITAAMGHALAAEGGFCTGSARVTDHQRLSSSGYVFSASLPPYLASAAITAIDVLEENPDLLTKLKKNITLLWKGLSGVMGLSLASNPESPIVFLKLQKSTGSVKSDLQLLDDIADRLLKDHSILAVASKRSTLDKCRLPVGIKLFVSAAHSESDLLKASESLKTVAELVLKNHI; this is encoded by the exons ATGGCATcgaattatgttttgaatttggtGAATTCTACGTTGGATTGGGTGACAGCGACTTTAGATGCTCCCTCCTCCAGAGCTGTTGTTTTTGGAGTGCCCATTGGCG gACATCTTTTTGTAGAAGTACTTCTTTTTGCAGTCATCGTTTTTCTACTCTCCCAGAAAAGTTACAAGCCCCCTAAGAAGCCTTTAACAGAGAAG GAAATAGATGATCTATGTCAGGAATGGGTTCCTGAACCTCTCATCCCTCCTATCACTGAAGATATGCAGTATGAACCCCCAGTGTTGGAAAG TGCTGCAGGGCCACACACAACAGTTAATGGCAAAGAAGTCGTGAACTTTGCTGCAGCAAATTATCTTGGATTGATAGGACATGAGAAGTTGCTT GAGTCATGTACCTCTGCATTGGAGAAATATGGTGTTGGTTCATGTGGTCCTCGTGGGTTCTATGGAACAATTG ATGTCCACCTTGATTGTGAGGCAAGAATAGCAAAGTTTTTGGGAACTCCTGACTCAATTCTCTATTCTTATGGTCTCTCCACCATGTTCAGTGCAATTCCAGCATTTTGCAAAAAAGGAGATATCATTGTTGT GGATGAAGGAGTCCATTGGGGAATACAAAATGGTCTTTATCTTTCTAGAAGCACAATTGTGTATTTCAAGCATAATGACATGGAATCATTAAGGAATACTCTGGAGGAAATCACTGTGAAGAGTAAGCGGGCTAAGAAACTCCGGCGTTACATTGTGGTTGAAGCTGTTTACCAG AATTCTGGCCAAATAGCCCCCTTGGACGAAATTGTTAAATTGAAAGAGAAATATAGGTTTCGTGTTTTATTAGATGAGAGCAACTCATTTGGTGTCCTTGGAAGAGCTGGACGAGGTCTCACAGAATTTTGCGGGGTGCCG GTTGAAAAGATAGATATTATTACTGCTGCAATGGGACACGCCTTAGCCGCAGAAGGAGGATTCTGCACTGGAAGTGCTAGAGTCACTGATCACCAG CGATTGAGCAGTTCTGGGTACGTCTTTTCTGCTTCTTTGCCCCCTTATCTTGCGAGTGCTGCCATTACTGCCATTGATGTTCTTGAGGAGAATCCTGATCTGTTAACGAAGTTGAAGAAAAACATTACGTTACTATGGAAAG GATTGTCAGGTGTAATGGGCCTCTCATTAGCGAGCAATCCAGAATCACCCATTGTGTTTCTCAAACTACAGAAGTCAACAGGTTCTGTGAAGAGTGACCTGCAACTCCTCGACGATATTGCTGACCGT TTGTTAAAGGATCATTCAATTCTTGCGGTGGCGTCCAAAAGGTCGACACTTGATAAATGCCGTTTGCCTGTGGGAATTAAACTGTTTGTTTCTGCTGCCCATTCAGAATCAGATCTGCTCAAGGCATCGGAGTCACTGAAAACGGTTGCAGAATTAGTGCTGAAGAATCATATATGA
- the LOC112170292 gene encoding kinesin-like protein KIN-4A isoform X1: MEAGEDCSVKVAVHIRPLVGDEKLQGCKDCVTVVPGKPQVQIGTHSFTFDHVYGSTGSPSSAMFEECIVSLVDGLFQGYNATVLAYGQTGSGKTYTMGTGFRDGLQTGIIPQVMNVLFSKIETLKHQTEFQLHVSFIEILKEEVRDLLDPSFLSKPEGANGHAAKVAIPGKPPIQIRESSNGVITLAGSTEISVSTLKQMATCLEQGSLNRATGSTNMNNQSSRSHAIFTITLEQMHKLNPACSGNGLNESMNEDYLCAKLHLVDLAGSERAKRTGSDGLRFKEGVHINKGLLALGNVISALGDEKKRKEGLHVPYRDSKLTRLLQDSLGGNSRTVMIACISPADINAEETLNTLKYANRARNIQNKPIVNRDPMSNEMLKMRQQLEYLQAELCARGGGSSDEMQVLKERIAWLEAANEDLCRELHEYRKKCTVVDQCEKDAQDASPCSLKTDGLKRGLLSIESADYQMGEAISAGDSGEIDEEVAKEWEHSLLQNTMDKELHELNKRLQQKESEMKSFEGSDTVALKQHFGKKIMELEDEKRAVQKERDHLLGEVENLAASDGQAQKLQDVHSQKLKALEAQILDLKKKQESQVQLLKQKQKSDEAAKRLQDEIQSIKAQKVQLQQRIKQEAEQFRQWKASREKELLQLRKEGRRNEYERHKLQALNQRQKMVLQRKTEEAAMATKRLKELLEARKSSARDNSVVAHGNGSNGTHGQNNEKSLQRWLDHELEVMVNVHEVRHEYEKQSQVRAALAEELAMLKQVDEFASKGLSPPRGKNGFSRVSSMSPNARMARISSLENMLGISSNSLVAMASQLSEAEERERAFTNRGRWNQLRSMADAKNLLQYMFDSVADARCQCWEKDMEIKEMKEHLKELVGLLRQSETRRKEVEKELKFREQDAAAALATPPSAGYDHGNSHNSLKHFADDTNGPLSPISVPAQKQLKYTAGIANGRVRESTAFIDQTRKMVPIGHLPTKKLTVIGQSGKLWRWKRSHHQWLVQFKWKWQKPWRLSEWIRHSDETIIRAKPRVQALSNGRI; this comes from the exons ATGGAAGCCGGGGAGGATTGTAGTGTCAAAGTGGCCGTCCACATCCGGCCGCTCGTCGGAGACGAGAAGCTGCAGGGATGTAAAGATTGCGTCACTGTAGTCCCTGGGAAGCCTCAG GTACAAATTGGGACACATTCATTTACTTTTGATCATGTCTACGGCAGTACTGGTTCTCCATCATCTGCAATGTTTGAAGAGTGTATTGTTTCGCTGGTCGATGGTTTGTTCCAAGGATATAATGCTACTGTCCTTGCTTATGGTCAG ACCGGTTCAGGGAAAACATATACCATGGGCACTGGTTTCAGAGATGGTTTGCAAACTGGAATTATCCCTCAAGTCATGAATGTATTATTCAgcaaaattgaaactttgaagcATCAAACGGAGTTCCAGTTGCATGTTTCCTTTATTGAG ATTCTCAAAGAGGAAGTACGAGACTTGCTGGATCCCAGTTTTCTGAGCAAACCAGAAGGTGCAAATGGGCATGCCGCAAAAGTAGCAATCCCTGGAAAACCACCAATACAAATTCGAGAATCATCAAATGGTGTTATTACATTGGCAGGATCTACTGAAATTAGTGTTAGTACACTTAAACAAATGGCCACATGTCTTGAACAAGGATCACTGAACAGGGCTACAGGGAGTACAAATATGAACAATCAGTCAAG TCGTTCACATGCCATCTTCACCATTACATTAGAGCAAATGCATAAGCTCAACCCAGCATGTTCCGGCAACGGTCTCAATGAGAGTATGAATGAAGATTATCTATGCGCTAAATTGCATTTGGTAGATCTTGCTGGGTCTGAGCGAGCCAAGAGGACAGGTTCTGATGGTTTGCGTTTTAAGGAAG GAGTTCATATTAACAAAGGTCTTCTTGCACTTGGAAATGTTATCAGTGCACTTGGTGATGAGAAGAAGCGAAAAGAAGGACTTCATGTTCCTTATCGAGATAGTAAACTTACTCGGCTTTTGCAG GACTCGCTTGGTGGTAACAGCCGAACTGTTATGATAG CTTGCATCAGTCCTGCTGATATTAATGCTGAGGAAACCTTGAACACTTTGAAATATGCAAATCGTGCTCGAAATATCCAAAATAAGCCCATT GTCAACAGAGATCCCATGTCGAATGAAATGCTGAAGATGCGCCAACAATTAGAGTATTTGCAAGCCGAGCTTTGTGCTCGTGGAGGAGGATCTTCTGATGAAATGCAG GTTCTCAAGGAAAGAATTGCTTGGCTTGAAGCAGCTAATGAGGATCTCTGCCGAGAACTTCATGAATACCGAAAGAAATGCACAGTTGTAGACCAATGTGAAAAAGATGCTCAA GATGCTAGTCCCTGCTCTTTGAAAACTGATGGCCTTAAAAGGGGTTTGCTAAGTATAGAATCGGCTGACTATCAAATGGGTGAAGCAATATCAG CAGGTGATTCTGGGGAAATTGATGAAGAAGTAGCAAAAGAGTGGGAGCACAGCCTTCTGCAAAATACCATGGACAAAGAGTTGCATGAACTGAATAAACGTCTTCAGCAGAAAGAG TCGGAGATGAAATCTTTTGAAGGGTCTGACACGGTGGCACTCAAGCAgcattttggaaagaaaataatGGAACTTGAAGATGAGAAAAGAGCTGTGCAG AAAGAGAGGGACCACTTGTTGGGTGAAGTCGAAAATCTTGCTGCTAGTGATGGACAAGCACAGAAACTGCAAGATGTTCATTCCCAAAAGTTAAAGGCACTTGAGGCACAG ATTCTGGATCTAAAGAAGAAACAAGAGAGCCAGGTTCAACTTttgaagcaaaaacaaaaaagtgatGAAGCGGCAAAGCGGCTTCAAGATGAAATTCAATCTATAAAGGCACAAAAG GTTCAATTGCAACAAAGGATAAAACAAGAAGCAGAACAATTCCGGCAGTGGAAAGCATCTCGAGAGAAGGAATTGCTGCAG TTACGGAAAGAGGGCAGGAGAAATGAATATGAAAGGCATAAGCTGCAGGCTTTAAATCAGCGCCAAAAAATG GTCCTTCAAAGAAAGACTGAAGAGGCTGCAATGGCTACTAAGAGGCTTAAAGAATTGCTTGAAGCTCGTAAATCTTCTGCTCGTGACAACTCAG TTGTTGCCCATGGGAATGGGTCCAATGGGACACATGGACAG AACAATGAAAAATCCCTGCAACGGTGGCTAGATCATGAGCTGGAAGTCATGGTGAATGTGCATGAAGTTCGTCATGAATATGAGAAACAAAGTCAAGT ACGTGCTGCATTGGCAGAAGAGTTGGCCATGCTGAAGCAAGTAGACGAATTTGCATCAAAGGGCCTTAGTCCTCCAAGAGGAAAGAATGGCTTTTCCAG AGTTTCCTCCATGTCACCAAATGCAAGAATGGCCAGAATATCTTCACTTGAGAACATGCTTGGCATATCATCAAACTCACTTGTAGCAATGGCATCACAACTTTCAGaggcagaagagagagagcgtgCTTTTACTAACCGTGGACGTTGGAACCAATTGCGCTCAATGGCAGATGCAAAGAACTTGCTTCAATATATGTTCGATTCTGTTGCTGATGCAAG GTGTCAATGTTGGGAGAAGGATATGGAAATCAAGGAAATGAAAGAGCATCTCAAAGAACTTGTAGGCTTGTTGCGGCAGAGTGAAACACGAAGAAAGGAAGTTGAGAAGGAACTAAAATTTAGAGAGCAAGATGCCGCAGCTGCATTGGCAACACCACCATCG GCTGGCTATGATCACGGGAACTCGCACAATTCACTGAAACACTTTGCTGATGACACGAATGGTCCCTTGTCCCCAATCTCTGTGCCTGCACAAAAACAGCTAAAGTATACAGCAGGCATTGCTAATGGCCGAGTGAGAGAATCCACAGCTTTCATAGATCAGACACGAAAG ATGGTACCTATCGGGCATTTGCcaacaaaaaaattaacagTTATAGGACAATCTGGAAAGCTATGGAGATGGAAGAGGAGCCATCACCAGTGGCTAGTACAATTCAAATGGAAATGGCAAAAGCCTTGGAGACTCTCAGAATGGATTAGGCACAGTGATGAAACAATTATAAGGGCAAAGCCTCGGGTACAAGCACTGTCAAATGGGAGGATTTGA
- the LOC112170292 gene encoding kinesin-like protein KIN-4A isoform X2: protein MEAGEDCSVKVAVHIRPLVGDEKLQGCKDCVTVVPGKPQVQIGTHSFTFDHVYGSTGSPSSAMFEECIVSLVDGLFQGYNATVLAYGQTGSGKTYTMGTGFRDGLQTGIIPQVMNVLFSKIETLKHQTEFQLHVSFIEILKEEVRDLLDPSFLSKPEGANGHAAKVAIPGKPPIQIRESSNGVITLAGSTEISVSTLKQMATCLEQGSLNRATGSTNMNNQSSRSHAIFTITLEQMHKLNPACSGNGLNESMNEDYLCAKLHLVDLAGSERAKRTGSDGLRFKEGVHINKGLLALGNVISALGDEKKRKEGLHVPYRDSKLTRLLQDSLGGNSRTVMIACISPADINAEETLNTLKYANRARNIQNKPIVNRDPMSNEMLKMRQQLEYLQAELCARGGGSSDEMQVLKERIAWLEAANEDLCRELHEYRKKCTVVDQCEKDAQDASPCSLKTDGLKRGLLSIESADYQMGEAISGDSGEIDEEVAKEWEHSLLQNTMDKELHELNKRLQQKESEMKSFEGSDTVALKQHFGKKIMELEDEKRAVQKERDHLLGEVENLAASDGQAQKLQDVHSQKLKALEAQILDLKKKQESQVQLLKQKQKSDEAAKRLQDEIQSIKAQKVQLQQRIKQEAEQFRQWKASREKELLQLRKEGRRNEYERHKLQALNQRQKMVLQRKTEEAAMATKRLKELLEARKSSARDNSVVAHGNGSNGTHGQNNEKSLQRWLDHELEVMVNVHEVRHEYEKQSQVRAALAEELAMLKQVDEFASKGLSPPRGKNGFSRVSSMSPNARMARISSLENMLGISSNSLVAMASQLSEAEERERAFTNRGRWNQLRSMADAKNLLQYMFDSVADARCQCWEKDMEIKEMKEHLKELVGLLRQSETRRKEVEKELKFREQDAAAALATPPSAGYDHGNSHNSLKHFADDTNGPLSPISVPAQKQLKYTAGIANGRVRESTAFIDQTRKMVPIGHLPTKKLTVIGQSGKLWRWKRSHHQWLVQFKWKWQKPWRLSEWIRHSDETIIRAKPRVQALSNGRI, encoded by the exons ATGGAAGCCGGGGAGGATTGTAGTGTCAAAGTGGCCGTCCACATCCGGCCGCTCGTCGGAGACGAGAAGCTGCAGGGATGTAAAGATTGCGTCACTGTAGTCCCTGGGAAGCCTCAG GTACAAATTGGGACACATTCATTTACTTTTGATCATGTCTACGGCAGTACTGGTTCTCCATCATCTGCAATGTTTGAAGAGTGTATTGTTTCGCTGGTCGATGGTTTGTTCCAAGGATATAATGCTACTGTCCTTGCTTATGGTCAG ACCGGTTCAGGGAAAACATATACCATGGGCACTGGTTTCAGAGATGGTTTGCAAACTGGAATTATCCCTCAAGTCATGAATGTATTATTCAgcaaaattgaaactttgaagcATCAAACGGAGTTCCAGTTGCATGTTTCCTTTATTGAG ATTCTCAAAGAGGAAGTACGAGACTTGCTGGATCCCAGTTTTCTGAGCAAACCAGAAGGTGCAAATGGGCATGCCGCAAAAGTAGCAATCCCTGGAAAACCACCAATACAAATTCGAGAATCATCAAATGGTGTTATTACATTGGCAGGATCTACTGAAATTAGTGTTAGTACACTTAAACAAATGGCCACATGTCTTGAACAAGGATCACTGAACAGGGCTACAGGGAGTACAAATATGAACAATCAGTCAAG TCGTTCACATGCCATCTTCACCATTACATTAGAGCAAATGCATAAGCTCAACCCAGCATGTTCCGGCAACGGTCTCAATGAGAGTATGAATGAAGATTATCTATGCGCTAAATTGCATTTGGTAGATCTTGCTGGGTCTGAGCGAGCCAAGAGGACAGGTTCTGATGGTTTGCGTTTTAAGGAAG GAGTTCATATTAACAAAGGTCTTCTTGCACTTGGAAATGTTATCAGTGCACTTGGTGATGAGAAGAAGCGAAAAGAAGGACTTCATGTTCCTTATCGAGATAGTAAACTTACTCGGCTTTTGCAG GACTCGCTTGGTGGTAACAGCCGAACTGTTATGATAG CTTGCATCAGTCCTGCTGATATTAATGCTGAGGAAACCTTGAACACTTTGAAATATGCAAATCGTGCTCGAAATATCCAAAATAAGCCCATT GTCAACAGAGATCCCATGTCGAATGAAATGCTGAAGATGCGCCAACAATTAGAGTATTTGCAAGCCGAGCTTTGTGCTCGTGGAGGAGGATCTTCTGATGAAATGCAG GTTCTCAAGGAAAGAATTGCTTGGCTTGAAGCAGCTAATGAGGATCTCTGCCGAGAACTTCATGAATACCGAAAGAAATGCACAGTTGTAGACCAATGTGAAAAAGATGCTCAA GATGCTAGTCCCTGCTCTTTGAAAACTGATGGCCTTAAAAGGGGTTTGCTAAGTATAGAATCGGCTGACTATCAAATGGGTGAAGCAATATCAG GTGATTCTGGGGAAATTGATGAAGAAGTAGCAAAAGAGTGGGAGCACAGCCTTCTGCAAAATACCATGGACAAAGAGTTGCATGAACTGAATAAACGTCTTCAGCAGAAAGAG TCGGAGATGAAATCTTTTGAAGGGTCTGACACGGTGGCACTCAAGCAgcattttggaaagaaaataatGGAACTTGAAGATGAGAAAAGAGCTGTGCAG AAAGAGAGGGACCACTTGTTGGGTGAAGTCGAAAATCTTGCTGCTAGTGATGGACAAGCACAGAAACTGCAAGATGTTCATTCCCAAAAGTTAAAGGCACTTGAGGCACAG ATTCTGGATCTAAAGAAGAAACAAGAGAGCCAGGTTCAACTTttgaagcaaaaacaaaaaagtgatGAAGCGGCAAAGCGGCTTCAAGATGAAATTCAATCTATAAAGGCACAAAAG GTTCAATTGCAACAAAGGATAAAACAAGAAGCAGAACAATTCCGGCAGTGGAAAGCATCTCGAGAGAAGGAATTGCTGCAG TTACGGAAAGAGGGCAGGAGAAATGAATATGAAAGGCATAAGCTGCAGGCTTTAAATCAGCGCCAAAAAATG GTCCTTCAAAGAAAGACTGAAGAGGCTGCAATGGCTACTAAGAGGCTTAAAGAATTGCTTGAAGCTCGTAAATCTTCTGCTCGTGACAACTCAG TTGTTGCCCATGGGAATGGGTCCAATGGGACACATGGACAG AACAATGAAAAATCCCTGCAACGGTGGCTAGATCATGAGCTGGAAGTCATGGTGAATGTGCATGAAGTTCGTCATGAATATGAGAAACAAAGTCAAGT ACGTGCTGCATTGGCAGAAGAGTTGGCCATGCTGAAGCAAGTAGACGAATTTGCATCAAAGGGCCTTAGTCCTCCAAGAGGAAAGAATGGCTTTTCCAG AGTTTCCTCCATGTCACCAAATGCAAGAATGGCCAGAATATCTTCACTTGAGAACATGCTTGGCATATCATCAAACTCACTTGTAGCAATGGCATCACAACTTTCAGaggcagaagagagagagcgtgCTTTTACTAACCGTGGACGTTGGAACCAATTGCGCTCAATGGCAGATGCAAAGAACTTGCTTCAATATATGTTCGATTCTGTTGCTGATGCAAG GTGTCAATGTTGGGAGAAGGATATGGAAATCAAGGAAATGAAAGAGCATCTCAAAGAACTTGTAGGCTTGTTGCGGCAGAGTGAAACACGAAGAAAGGAAGTTGAGAAGGAACTAAAATTTAGAGAGCAAGATGCCGCAGCTGCATTGGCAACACCACCATCG GCTGGCTATGATCACGGGAACTCGCACAATTCACTGAAACACTTTGCTGATGACACGAATGGTCCCTTGTCCCCAATCTCTGTGCCTGCACAAAAACAGCTAAAGTATACAGCAGGCATTGCTAATGGCCGAGTGAGAGAATCCACAGCTTTCATAGATCAGACACGAAAG ATGGTACCTATCGGGCATTTGCcaacaaaaaaattaacagTTATAGGACAATCTGGAAAGCTATGGAGATGGAAGAGGAGCCATCACCAGTGGCTAGTACAATTCAAATGGAAATGGCAAAAGCCTTGGAGACTCTCAGAATGGATTAGGCACAGTGATGAAACAATTATAAGGGCAAAGCCTCGGGTACAAGCACTGTCAAATGGGAGGATTTGA